From a region of the Agromyces ramosus genome:
- a CDS encoding glycosyltransferase family 2 protein, which produces MTLDIMMPFYGRPDHFRAAVESVLAQTDPDWRLLVIDDHYPDERPGQWLQRLGDARIEYRRNDRNVGINVNFQAALEAARNDWLVIFGCDDIMLPRYVERVRTLAATHPAAAFLHPGTRVIDEDGSTARPLVDRMKAMYRPRFSGTAELSGQELALSLTRGNWMNFPAIAWRRADAQAVGFRPHYRVVQDLALALDLAFNGGSLVIDDEVVFEYRRHSGSVSSWRATDGSRFVEEQRFFRSLAAEFRSRGWSRAERAARLHVSSRINALTRLPAAAGSGAPGSTRVLLRHALGRSIQL; this is translated from the coding sequence GTGACCTTGGACATCATGATGCCGTTCTACGGGCGTCCCGATCACTTCCGCGCCGCCGTCGAGAGCGTGCTCGCGCAAACGGACCCCGACTGGCGGTTGCTGGTCATCGATGATCACTACCCTGATGAGAGACCCGGGCAATGGCTGCAGCGCCTCGGTGATGCACGCATCGAGTACCGCCGAAATGATCGGAACGTGGGAATCAACGTCAACTTCCAAGCCGCCCTCGAGGCCGCCAGGAACGATTGGCTGGTGATCTTCGGATGCGACGACATCATGCTCCCCCGGTATGTCGAGCGAGTTCGGACACTCGCGGCGACCCACCCCGCTGCGGCGTTCCTGCACCCCGGAACGCGGGTCATCGACGAGGACGGCAGCACGGCGCGTCCGCTCGTCGACCGCATGAAGGCCATGTACCGCCCGCGCTTCAGCGGAACGGCCGAGCTCAGCGGCCAAGAGCTCGCACTCAGCCTCACCCGAGGCAACTGGATGAACTTCCCCGCCATCGCTTGGCGACGTGCCGATGCTCAAGCTGTCGGCTTCAGACCCCACTACCGGGTCGTTCAGGATCTCGCACTTGCGCTCGACCTCGCCTTCAACGGCGGCAGCCTCGTCATCGACGATGAGGTCGTCTTCGAGTACCGACGCCACTCCGGGAGCGTCTCGTCCTGGCGGGCGACCGACGGGAGCCGCTTCGTCGAGGAACAACGCTTCTTCCGTTCGCTCGCGGCGGAGTTCCGGTCACGGGGCTGGTCGCGCGCAGAGCGTGCCGCGCGCCTCCACGTCTCGTCGCGCATCAACGCGCTCACACGGCTCCCCGCAGCGGCCGGCTCGGGCGCGCCCGGTTCGACGCGCGTGCTCCTGCGACACGCTCTCGGCAGAAGCATCCAGCTGTAG